One window of the Magnolia sinica isolate HGM2019 chromosome 19, MsV1, whole genome shotgun sequence genome contains the following:
- the LOC131235297 gene encoding protein FAR1-RELATED SEQUENCE 5-like → MGFTPVDYKNYLQRKRMKVMEKGDAGAVLEYFQQKQIDDPSFFYAIQVDKDNQMTNMFWADGRSLVDYSVFRDVICFDTTYRINSYGRPFAPFIGVNHHKQTVIFGASLLYDETIESFKWLFQTFLSAMFGKQPMTILTDQDAAMANALASVMPETYHRLCMWHIYQNVAKHLSNVFNGLKSFGSDFSKCVYDYEEEEEFLAAWNNLLEKYDLVQNKWLQNLFKEREKWAMVYGRNTFCADMKSTQRSESMNGVLKKYLSSKYNLLRFFTHYEQVVAERRCKESKADFNMRQSTPILFADVTMLKEAAKSYTPEIFEIFQNEYKKWLSHAMFKCGEFGTVVEFRVVFKGKIEGRTIRFDSLDSTVRCSCKKFEFVGILCSHVLKVLNYYNIDVIHPRYILKR, encoded by the coding sequence ATGGGTTTCACGCCAGTTGATTACAAGAACTACTTACAGAGAAAGCGAATGAAAGTGATGGAAAAGGGTGATGCAGGAGCTGTATTGGAGTACTTTCAACAAAAGCAAATTGatgatccatctttcttttatGCTATACAAGTAGATAAAGATAATCAAATGACGAACATGTTCTGGGCAGATGGAAGGTCATTAGTGGACTATAGTGTTTTTAGGGATGTCATTTGCTTTGATACTACATATAGGATAAATAGTTATGGACGGCCTTTTGCCCCATTTATTGGGGTAAATCATCATAAGCAGACTGTAATATTTGGTGCGTCCTTACTATACGATGAAACGATTGAATCTTTCAAGTGGTTGTTTCAAACATTTTTAAGTGCGATGTTTGGAAAACAACCAATGACAATACTAACAGACCAAGATGCTGCAATGGCCAATGCATTAGCTTCAGTGATGCCAGAAACATATCATCGTCTATGTATGTGGCATATATACCAAAATGTTGCAAAACACCTTAGCAATGTATTTAATGGTTTAAAaagttttggttctgattttagTAAGTGTGTATATGAttatgaggaagaggaagagtttCTAGCTGCATGGAATAACTTGCTTGAGAAATATGATTTAGTACAGAACAAGTGGCTACAGAATTTgtttaaagaaagagagaaatgggctATGGTTTATGGAAGAAATACATTTTGTGCTGACATGAAGAGCACACAACGGAGTGAGAGCATGAATGGCGTATTGAAAAAATATTTGAGCTCTAAATATAATCTTTTACGTTTCTTCACTCATTACGAACAAGTAGTGGCCGAACGACGATGCAAGGAATCTAAAGCTGATTTCAATATGAGGCAGAGTACCCCAATATTGTTTGCTGATGTCACAATGTTAAAGGAAGCAGCAAAATCATATACTCCagaaatatttgaaatatttcaaaatgAGTATAAGAAGTGGCTAAGTCATGCAATGTTTAAATGTGGTGAGTTTGGAACGGTTGTCGAGTTTCGAGTTGTTTTTAAAGGTAAAATAGAAGGGCGTACCATTAGATTTGACTCATTAGATAGTACAGTGAGGTGTAGCtgtaagaaatttgaatttgtggGGATCTTATGTAGTCACGtattaaaagttttaaattattataatatAGATGTGATTCATCCTCGTTATATTCTGAAGAGATAG
- the LOC131234603 gene encoding uncharacterized protein LOC131234603 — MEMGLYCRSYCPVSGYFDLRYTHIISHKNLFIPAACSALTLKSSSIVLFFSNGINEIVAQQLQDEFGASEFQAEFSLPNSSIFTELEEEWVYVTVRGKPSAFQLNIDCIEKSELSLDHGMKDPVMGAANLEPTENHEGFISTDAFSSLISTMRSNFMGVVAAKPEAILGENLINFDTTALVALVSGISNGGAELLLAATESEMIKLFKNNVKFVMAQVMSELQNPILGELRGVLSCKRGVIRESVLSELKEVSSVKIGKRDLIRSHRNIATVIIHRTTVVVGAEPISVAKSTYRYSYSYKIISYGQYP, encoded by the exons ATGGAAATGGGGTTGTATTGCCGCTCATATTGCCCCGTTTCAGGCTATTTTGATCTGCGATACACCCATATCATTAGCCACAAAAACCTGTTTATACCAG CAGCCTGCTCTGCGCTGACCCTAAAGTCATCGTCAATCGTCCTTTTCTTTTCCAATGGGATCAATGAGATTGTCGCTCAGCAGCTCCAAGATGAATTCGGGGCCTCTGAGTTTCAAGCTGAGTTCTCTCTTCCTAATTCCAGTATTTTCACAGAATTAGAAGAGGAGTGGGTTTATGTAACTGTGAGAGGGAAACCTTCAGCATTCCAGCTAAATATCGACTGCATTGAGAAAAGTGAATTGAGTTTGGACCATGGCATGAAAGATCCTGTTATGGGAGCTGCTAATCTAGAACCAACTGAAAATCACGAGGGATTTATTTCAACTGATGCATTCAGTTCTCTGATTTCAACAATGAGATCGAACTTCATGGGTGTGGTTGCTGCTAAACCAGAAGCGATCTTGGGCGAGAATCTGATAAATTTTGATACAACGGCTTTGGTCGCCCTTGTGTCAGGAATAAGTAATGGTGGTGCAGAACTGTTGTTGGCAGCAACAGAAAGTGAGATGATAAAGCTTTTTAAGAACAATGTCAAGTTCGTGATGGCACAG GTGATGTCCGAGCTTCAGAATCCAATTCTAGGGGAATTGAGAGGTGTGCTATCTTGTAAGAGAGGTGTCATCCGTGAAAGTGTTCTTTCGGAGTTGAAGGAGGTGTCATCTGTGAAAATTGGTAAAagggatttaatccgtagccatagaaatatagctacggttattatCCATCGAACGACCGTCGTTGTAGGTGCCGAGCCGATTTCTGTAGCCAAAAGTACCTATAGATATAGCTACAGTTATAAAATTatcagctacggtcaatatccgtag